In the Dioscorea cayenensis subsp. rotundata cultivar TDr96_F1 chromosome 12, TDr96_F1_v2_PseudoChromosome.rev07_lg8_w22 25.fasta, whole genome shotgun sequence genome, one interval contains:
- the LOC120273283 gene encoding putative calcium-binding protein CML23, with amino-acid sequence MASFSKAEMKKVFNCFDEDGDGKISAEELKNSLEEFIELVSVNGDHQDIDDEKELREAFSLFEMEGQGCITVKSLKRMLSKLGTSRDLEECCAMISRFDLDGDGVLSFEEFRVMML; translated from the exons ATGGCTTCATTCTCAAAGGCTGAGATGAAGAAGGTATTCAACTGTTTTGATGAGGATGGAGATGGAaaaatctctgcagaggagctgaAGAATA GTTTAGAAGAGTTTATTGAGTTGGTGAGTGTTAATGGTGATCATCAAGATATTGATGATGAGAAAGAGTTGAGAGAGGCTTTCTCTTTGTTTGAGATGGAGGGACAAGGGTGCATTACAGTGAAGAGTTTGAAGAGAATGCTTAGTAAGCTTGGTACTTCTAGAGATTTGGAGGAGTGTTGTGCTATGATTAGTAGGTTTGATCTTGATGGAGATGGAGTTCTTAGTTTTGAGGAGTTTAGGGTTATGATGctttaa